A genomic window from Purpureocillium takamizusanense chromosome 2, complete sequence includes:
- a CDS encoding uncharacterized protein (COG:S~BUSCO:EOG09263CUQ~EggNog:ENOG503NYJB) has product MFLQDGPTTDATTTTTTTMKPAPTGNGHVVQPPDDGADSDPTAKLDAMGKEREALRAEVEQLRKQLEGIQETHEQETSQLRADLEESNSAKEHAEEQYQNLLGRVEKIKESLSDRLKRDKAELEEARERIEELEAQNEQLQSTGEEFARLKDELQDATRELTTLRSRNNLSAHNWHKEKEELTRTVQHLKDEVEQTSNAMGEWEVLAMEERSIKESLADKVSELEEQVATLRQGYESAAAERQSQATLVDNLQNALREIQEARKKELREMVETTEAQLQAQKSLVQEAESRRAEAEGVKEELSKELERTAPFEKEVKEKNLLIGKLRHEAIVLNDHLTKALRYLKKTKPEDNVDRQVITNHLLHFLTLDRGDAKRFQVLQVMAGYLNWTDEQREQAGLARPGGSGGSLRLPMSPFHRTPSSPSLSADLFSEPTSAKDRESLAELWAGFLERSAQEGAGEPPVPPSRKDSTSSAATGTGTGRSDSRP; this is encoded by the exons ATGTTCCTGCAGGACGGCCCCACGACGGacgcgaccaccaccaccaccaccaccatgaagCCCGCACCCACTGGCAACGGCCACGTTGTTCAaccgcccgacgacggcgccgactcAGACCCCACGGCCAAGCTCGATGCCATGGGCAAGGAAcgcgaggccctgcgcgcagaggtcgagcagctccgcaagcagctcgagggcatccAGGAGACCCACGAGCAGGAGACGTCGCAGCTGCgggccgacctcgaggagaGTAACAGCGCCAAGGAgcacgccgaggagcagTATCAGAAcctgcttggccgcgtcgagaaGATCAAGGAGTCCCTGAGCGACAGGCTCAAGCGCGATAAggcggagctcgaggaggcgagggagcgcatcgaggagctcgaggctcAAAATGAGCAGCTCCAGTCGACGGGCGAGGAGTTCGCGaggctcaaggacgagctgcaggacGCGACGCGCGAACTGACCACGCTGCGCAGCCGCAACAACCTCTCAGCGCACAACTGGcacaaggagaaggaggagctgACGCGGACGGTGCAGCACCTCAAGGACGAGGTTGAGCAGACGTCCAATGCCATGGGCGAGTGGGAGGTGCTCGCCATGGAGGAGCGGTCCATCAAGGAGAGCCTAGCGGATAAGGTCTcagagctcgaggagcaggtcgCCACGCTACGGCAAGGCTAcgagagcgccgccgccgagcgccagAGCCAGGCGACGCTCGTGGACAACCTACAAAACGCCCTCCGCGAAATCCAGGAGGCTCGCAAGAAAGAGCTGCGCGAGATGGTCGAGACGACCGAGGCGCAGCTCCAGGCGCAGAAGAGCCTCGTGCAAGAGGCCGAATCCCGTagggccgaggccgagggggtcaaggaggagctttccaaggagctggagcgcacGGCGCCGTTCGAGAAGGaggtcaaggagaagaacCTCTTGATAGGCAAGCTGAGACACGAGGCCATTGTGCTCAACGACCACTTGACCAAGGCACTGCGCTACCTCAAGAAGACGAAACCAGAAGACAACGTCGACAG GCAAGTCATCACGaaccacctcctccacttCCTCACCCTCGatcgcggcgacgccaagcgCTTCCAGGTCCTGCAGGTCATGGCCGGCTACCTCAACTGgaccgacgagcagcgcgagcaggcTGGGCTCGCGCGTCCcggcggctcgggcggcagcCTGCGCCTGCCCATGTCGCCCTTCCACCgcacgccgagctcgccgtcccTCAGCGCCGACCTCTTCTCGGAGCCCACGTCGGCCAAGGACAGGGAGTCGCTGGCGGAGCTGTGGGCCGGGTTCCTCGAACGCAGCGCGcaggagggcgccggcgaaccgcccgtcccgccgtcgcgcaaGGACAGCACGAGTagtg
- a CDS encoding uncharacterized protein (COG:S~BUSCO:EOG09263CUQ~EggNog:ENOG503NYJB): MSSTAATEPSQAASSPGAHAGAAPKKKANKKKKGANRTKDTLQTGNGDARGAIDGEEPPNNVDGGGDDEPESPTQPDGPTTDATTTTTTTMKPAPTGNGHVVQPPDDGADSDPTAKLDAMGKEREALRAEVEQLRKQLEGIQETHEQETSQLRADLEESNSAKEHAEEQYQNLLGRVEKIKESLSDRLKRDKAELEEARERIEELEAQNEQLQSTGEEFARLKDELQDATRELTTLRSRNNLSAHNWHKEKEELTRTVQHLKDEVEQTSNAMGEWEVLAMEERSIKESLADKVSELEEQVATLRQGYESAAAERQSQATLVDNLQNALREIQEARKKELREMVETTEAQLQAQKSLVQEAESRRAEAEGVKEELSKELERTAPFEKEVKEKNLLIGKLRHEAIVLNDHLTKALRYLKKTKPEDNVDRQVITNHLLHFLTLDRGDAKRFQVLQVMAGYLNWTDEQREQAGLARPGGSGGSLRLPMSPFHRTPSSPSLSADLFSEPTSAKDRESLAELWAGFLERSAQEGAGEPPVPPSRKDSTSSAATGTGTGRSDSRP, encoded by the exons atgtcgtcgacggccgccacggagCCGAGCCAGGCAGCGTCCAGTCCAG GTGCTcacgcaggcgcagcgcccaagaagaaggccaacaagaagaagaagggcgccAACAGGACAAAGGACACCCTGCAGaccggcaacggcgacgcccgcggcgctatcgacggcgaggaaccCCCCAacaacgtcgacggcggcggtgacgatgagcCGGAGTCGCCAACGCAGCCT GACGGCCCCACGACGGacgcgaccaccaccaccaccaccaccatgaagCCCGCACCCACTGGCAACGGCCACGTTGTTCAaccgcccgacgacggcgccgactcAGACCCCACGGCCAAGCTCGATGCCATGGGCAAGGAAcgcgaggccctgcgcgcagaggtcgagcagctccgcaagcagctcgagggcatccAGGAGACCCACGAGCAGGAGACGTCGCAGCTGCgggccgacctcgaggagaGTAACAGCGCCAAGGAgcacgccgaggagcagTATCAGAAcctgcttggccgcgtcgagaaGATCAAGGAGTCCCTGAGCGACAGGCTCAAGCGCGATAAggcggagctcgaggaggcgagggagcgcatcgaggagctcgaggctcAAAATGAGCAGCTCCAGTCGACGGGCGAGGAGTTCGCGaggctcaaggacgagctgcaggacGCGACGCGCGAACTGACCACGCTGCGCAGCCGCAACAACCTCTCAGCGCACAACTGGcacaaggagaaggaggagctgACGCGGACGGTGCAGCACCTCAAGGACGAGGTTGAGCAGACGTCCAATGCCATGGGCGAGTGGGAGGTGCTCGCCATGGAGGAGCGGTCCATCAAGGAGAGCCTAGCGGATAAGGTCTcagagctcgaggagcaggtcgCCACGCTACGGCAAGGCTAcgagagcgccgccgccgagcgccagAGCCAGGCGACGCTCGTGGACAACCTACAAAACGCCCTCCGCGAAATCCAGGAGGCTCGCAAGAAAGAGCTGCGCGAGATGGTCGAGACGACCGAGGCGCAGCTCCAGGCGCAGAAGAGCCTCGTGCAAGAGGCCGAATCCCGTagggccgaggccgagggggtcaaggaggagctttccaaggagctggagcgcacGGCGCCGTTCGAGAAGGaggtcaaggagaagaacCTCTTGATAGGCAAGCTGAGACACGAGGCCATTGTGCTCAACGACCACTTGACCAAGGCACTGCGCTACCTCAAGAAGACGAAACCAGAAGACAACGTCGACAG GCAAGTCATCACGaaccacctcctccacttCCTCACCCTCGatcgcggcgacgccaagcgCTTCCAGGTCCTGCAGGTCATGGCCGGCTACCTCAACTGgaccgacgagcagcgcgagcaggcTGGGCTCGCGCGTCCcggcggctcgggcggcagcCTGCGCCTGCCCATGTCGCCCTTCCACCgcacgccgagctcgccgtcccTCAGCGCCGACCTCTTCTCGGAGCCCACGTCGGCCAAGGACAGGGAGTCGCTGGCGGAGCTGTGGGCCGGGTTCCTCGAACGCAGCGCGcaggagggcgccggcgaaccgcccgtcccgccgtcgcgcaaGGACAGCACGAGTagtg
- the NOP15 gene encoding nucleolar protein (EggNog:ENOG503P21Q~BUSCO:EOG09264T8I~COG:A) produces MAPELRKRKVAPDAQKSNGAATKAVAKQTKTKRKAAEDASPVSLKKQKSTKKAEVAEKPKKADKPGKAGKPKKASKPAPTEEKVEGEPADGNSESEEQQEDGGVLLLADELDSEDEEGADEAADFKPGQDVGKVPVISKEVMKAAKAPTGERGVIYIGRIPHGFYEHEMRQYLTQFGPITRLRLSRNKKTGASKHFAFVEFEEESTAEIVAKTMDNYLLFGHILKVKVVPKSQIHEDLFKGANRRFKKVPWNKMAGQKLAKPLTESAWASKMDRERESRAKKAEKLKALGYEFEAPVLKDVPAPLPVENGKAAEPKAIEAAPVADEADKEAEVEEPKAEAKTISAPKAKATKAKTSKASKGKKSKA; encoded by the exons ATGGCGCCCGAACTCAGGAAGAGAAAGG TCGCTCCCGACGCTCAAAAGAGCAACGGGGCCGCAACCAAGGCCGTCGCGAAGCAGACCAAGACGAAGCGCAAGG CTGCTGAAGATGCCTCTCCGGTATCTTTAAAGAAGCAGAAGTCGACAAAGAAGGCGGAGGTCGCggagaagcccaagaaggcAGATAAACCCGGGAAGGCAGGAAAGCCCAAGAAGGCTTCAAAGCCTGCGCCGACTGAGGAAaaggtcgagggcgagccggccgacggcaactCGGAATCAGAAGAGCAGCaagaggatggcggcgttcTCCTCTTAGCCGATGAGCTGGActcggaggacgaggagggcgcggacgaggcggccgatTTCAAGCCCGGGCAAGACGTGGGCAAGGTGCCGGTCATTTCCAAGGAGGTGAtgaaggccgccaaggcgccgacgggcgagcgcggcgtcatCTACATTGGCCGCATTCCCCACGGTTTCTACGAGCACGAGATGCGGCAGTACCTGACGCAGTTCGGCCCAATCACCAGGCTCCGTCTGTCGCGCAAcaagaagacgggcgccAGCAAGCACTTTGCGTTTGTCGAGTTTGAGGAGGAGTCGACAGCCGAGATTGTAGCCAAGACGATGGACAACTACCTGCTGTTCGGGCACATTCTCAAGGTCAAGGTGGTGCCCAAGAGCCAGATACACGAGGACCTCTTCAAGGGAGCCAACCGGAGGTTCAAGAAGGTGCCCTGGAACAAGATGGCGGGTcagaagctggccaagccgCTGACAGAGTCAGCTTGGGCGTCCAAGATGGATAGGGAGCGGGAGAGTCGCGCTAAGAAGGCtgagaagctcaaggccctgGGTTACGAGTTCGAAGCTCCTGTGCTCAAGGacgtgccggcgccgctgcctgtCGAGAACGGCAAGGCTGCTGAGCCCAAGGCCATTGAGGCGGCCCCGGTAGCCGACGAGGCTGACAAGGAGGCggaggtcgaggagccgAAGGCCGAGGCGAAGACGATATCCGcacccaaggccaaggcaaCCAAGGCGAAGACGTCAAAAGCCAGCAAGGGGAAGAAGTCAAAGGCCTAG
- a CDS encoding uncharacterized protein (COG:A~EggNog:ENOG503P7M3): protein MDDKAVWDDSALVDSWNEALEEYKKYHSIHAKGGSVKDLLAEESSRGRPTASKCDDHVAGTPAAVALEGGDEDQAMSTNGEKAEKDTRPGRGDPALHDGTNQVPVAFSPQAVMGSIQDESLKRLMMSWYYAGYYTGLYEGEQKAQKQLNEQ from the exons ATGGACGACAAAGCAGTCTGGGACGACTCTGCTCTCGTCGACTCCTGGAACGAAGCTCTAGAGGAGTACAAG AAATACCACAGCATCCACGCAAAAGGCGGCAGCGTCAAAGATCTTCTTGCTGAGGAGTCATCAAG AGGCAGGCCCACGGCCTCAAAGTGTGATGACCATGTTGCTgggacgccggcggcggtggccctagagggtggcgacgaggaccaaGCCATGTCCACGAATGGCGAGAAGGCGGAAAAG GACACGAGGCCCGGCAGGGGAGATCCGGCACTGCACGACGGAACAAACCAAGTTCCAGTTGCATTCTCACCACAGGCAGTCATGGGCTCCA TCCAGGACGAGAGTCTCAAGAGGCTCATGATGTCGTGGTACTATGCGGGATACTACACCGGCCTCTACGAAGGAGAGCAAAAGGCTCAAAAGCAACTGAATGAACAGTAA
- a CDS encoding uncharacterized protein (COG:S~SECRETED:SignalP(1-17~SECRETED:cutsite=ALA-RK~SECRETED:prob=0.7714)~EggNog:ENOG503P2U0) — protein sequence MKFSTTLSLALAPVALARKVRDVFPPRSEVGAIDDKAGLDILDERGVTVIEGMRGAGITVNSRTDVVIIWANPGGGAATTTINQAVTVTKTVTAGGGGGRETNGAGARATHTVKVGGAGGLTFQPQELNNVPVGDMIEFEFGQQSHSVTQSSFAKPCVAMAGGMDSGFVPNPNGTVSPPPKVAMQVMTTDATWFYCKQQGHCGKGMAFSLNPTAEKTHAQFQAAAIAQNGTGQAAPIAGGNGSNGGRPSGTSPNAPGATGGNGGGNRGGNGGGNNNNAGNNNGSVTPGQGTLNPDGSCSCVVSCASGAFPAQNQGVGSFGGMGGALPLNMAAMRK from the exons ATGAAGTTCTCGACAACACTGAGCCTGGCCCTCGCGCCAGTGGCACTCGCTCGCAAGGTCCGCGATGTGTTCCCGCCCCGGTCTGAGGTCGGTGCCATCGATGACAAGGCAGGGCTCGACATCCTCGATGAGCGTGGCGTAACCGTCATCGAGGGCATGAGGGGCGCGGGCATCACTGTCAACTCGCGCaccgacgtcgtcatcattTGGGCCAAcccgggaggcggcgctgccaccACGACTATCAACCAAGCTGTGACCGTCACCAAGACGGtcaccgccggcggtggtggtggtcgggaGACCAACGGCGCCGGAGCCCGGGCCACGCACACGGTCAAGGtcggcggggccggcggcctcacCTTCCAGCCGCAGGAGCTCAACAACGTCCCGGTCGGCGACATGATCGAGTTCGAGTTCGGCCAGCAGAGTCACAGTGTGACACAGTCGTCGTTTGCCAAGCCATGCGTGgccatggctggcggcaTGGATTCGGGCTTCGTGCCCAACCCCAACGGCACGGtgtcgccaccgccaaagGTTGCCATGCAAGTCATGACCACCGACGCAACGT GGTTCTACTGTAAGCAACAAGGCCACTGCGGAAAGGGCATGGCCTTCTCCCTCAACCCTACCGCCGAGAAGACGCACGCGCAGTTCCAGGCCGCAGCCATTGCCCAGAACGGCAccggccaggcggcgcccatcGCAGGCGGCAACGGATCCAACGGTGGCAGGCCCTCGGGCACATCTCCCAACGCGCCCGGGGCCACCggtggcaacggcggcggcaacaggggcggcaacggcggcggcaacaacaacaacgctGGCAACAATAACGGCTCCGTTACCCCGGGCCAAGGCACCCTCAACCCCgacggcagctgcagctgcgtcgTGAGTTGTGCGTCCGGCGCGTTCCCAGCTCAAAACCAAGGCGTCGGCTCCTTTGGTGGCATGGGAG GTGCCCTGCCCCTTAACATGGCTGCGATGAGAAAATGA
- a CDS encoding uncharacterized protein (COG:S~EggNog:ENOG503P8N4), with protein sequence MARGNQRDQARAKNQKAQASVKSKNSMSGTEFAKAKEAAADIMRQKQAAAEAKKAAEASKK encoded by the exons ATGGCCCGCGGCAACCAGCGTGACCAGGCTCGCGCCAAGAACCAAAAGGCCCAGGCCTCTGTT AAATCCAAGAACAGCATGAGCGGCACCGAGTTTgcaaaggccaaggaggcggccgccgacatcatGCGCCAGAAGCAGGCTGCTG cggaggccaagaaggcagCCGAGGCTTCTAAGAAATAA
- a CDS encoding uncharacterized protein (antiSMASH:Cluster_2.4~EggNog:ENOG503P1S9~TransMembrane:5 (o20-39i46-66o86-108i120-137o157-178i)): MNPAMATESDQPHSESRDPTTVPLPFTMFGMSFGSLRGIGMVVLQALRVLTIVTLAAVGASCWVLIIKVDKARDTFVFECASHFFTSVLCIVLIVAEAPFLGIIKDYFSSTWPVLSREHGLGWLGFGMVAIGCDMLGNLNRPAYDPDNMGSEFAKLVLASSILAITFGFINILSALVWRDGKEGITSRDIRSDGSLANPRRQSLPDYATSARTNSSVRNEKTRSKFVSMFWKKGDDGEKPRPHISGPFQAHHDVERDADVDEDRRSPIVPGLKRPATALHPMHTGRSSHYSTAHISRF; this comes from the coding sequence ATGAATCCCGCCATGGCTACAGAGTCTGACCAGCCTCACAGCGAATCTCGCGACCCGACCAcggtccccctccccttcacCATGTTCGGCATGAGCTTCGGTTCGCTCCGAGGCATCGGCATGGTCGTCCTCCAGGCCCTGCGCGtcctcaccatcgtcacgctggccgccgtcggcgcctcgtGCTGGgtcctcatcatcaaggtCGACAAGGCCCGCGACACCTTTGTCTTCGAGTGCGCCTCCCACTTCTTCACGTCGGTGCTTTGCATCGTCCTCAttgtcgccgaggccccTTTCCTCGGCATCATAAAAGACTATTTCAGCAGCACCTGGCCGGTGCTGTCCAGGGAACACGgtcttggctggctgggtttCGGCATGGTCGCCATCGGCTGCGACATGCTCGGCAACCTCAACCGGCCCGCCTACGACCCCGACAACATGGGCTCCGAATTTGCCAAGCTCGTcctggcgtcgtcgatccTCGCCATCACGTTTGGGTTCATCAACATCCTCTCCGCGCTGGTGTGGCGggacggcaaggagggcATCACCTCGCGGGACATCCGGTCCgacggctcgctcgccaacccgcgccgccagtcGCTGCCCGACTATGCCACCAGCGCGCGGACCAACTCGTCCGTGCGCAACGAGAAAACGCGAAGCAAGTTCGTGTCCATGTTTTGGAAAAagggcgacgatggtgagAAGCCCAGACCCCATATCAGTGGCCCTTTCCAGGCTCACCACGATGTCGAGCGTGACGCCGACGTGGATGAGGACCGGAGGAGCCCCATCGTGCCGGGGCTCAAGCGTCCTGCCACGGCGCTGCACCCCATGCACACTGGGCGCAGCAGTCACTACTCCACGGCGCACATATCGCGCTTCTAG
- the PCF11 gene encoding mRNA 3' end processing factor (antiSMASH:Cluster_2.4~COG:A~EggNog:ENOG503NXC6), translated as MSSDAEEVAEDYRHALEDLSSNMRFEISNLTVIARENTEHALAIAEVLQQHILKAAPNKKLPALYVLDSIVKNVGTPYTLYFGRNLFKTFMESYAVVDHNIRRKMEEMLKTWKDPVPGSMDTRPVFSHELVRPIENALMKARAASMPPQGPIPGRPRSAMLPNRNTPTPPAMRGQGQPPPAGPYPPHILQQSVNGGRPGETAPAAFGFPVQQQQQQQYPPHLTPQPGIPAQALYQPPYTGSYGQGLPAPVGISVDTLSNDIQNLIVAMKAEFTQKPHDAGVQNRLKALLDLQGVMQRTSLPRDQLELIKNKVTELAAVTLRPASAPGSTQGSTLVPPMAHVAAPHSASVTPAPAGNAPVTLDGLLGHGALAALLSRQSATPQNTTPNPPYSSQAIRSPPPPPVQAEQTKPPAPTQAPSALSLLDQLRQAGVLPNATPPNAAPAVAPPPPAQASILPPNIASLLSSAKAQGLTGLAPPVDPGLSPAALKSQFRPDAVAALYDKLGPPCTQCGRRFRTDEEGRKRKMAHMDWHFRVHQRSTEAEKRGTHRSWYVDSQDWLKSREVIDSDHVGTSDNSASQNVEVDKGPKYIPVPDPSSGINTVCPICQERFENKWLDTAQEWVWLDAVLVGNRAYHASCHAEATRDREGTPGTSRRTPEPVLGKRKAETNISSPKIRTMKTSV; from the exons ATGTCGTCCGACGCGGAGGAAGTGGCGGAGGATTACCGCCACGCTTTGGAGGACCTCTCGTCGAACATGCGGTTCGAAATCAGCAATTTGACTGTGATTGCTCGCGAGAACACGGAACATGCCCTGGCCATCGCCGAAGTGCTCCAGCAGCACATTCTCAAG GCTGCTCCGAACAAGAAGCTCCCCGCCCTATACGTTCTGGACTCGATCGTCAAGAACGTTGGCACGCCGTACACTCTGTACTTTGGCCGCAACCTCTTCAAGACATTCATGGAGTCGTACGCCGTCGTCGATCATAATATACGCCGCAAGATGGAAGAGATGCTCAAGACGTGGAAGGACCCGGTTCCTGGATCCATGGACACCCGCCCCGTCTTCTCTCATGAGCTGGTGCGCCCCATCGAGAACGCCCTGAtgaaggcgagggcggcgagcatgccTCCGCAAGGCCCAATTCCCGGCAGACCGCGGTCTGCCATGCTCCCGAATCGAAACACGCCGACTCCGCCGGCCATGCGTGGACAAGGACAACCTCCACCAGCGGGGCCGTACCCTCCTCACATTCTTCAACAGTCGGTTAATGGCGGTCGTCCTGGGGAGACAGCACCCGCTGCCTTTGGTTTCCCCGtacagcaacagcagcaacagcag TATCCACCACACTTGACGCCTCAGCCCGGCATACCCGCTCAGGCCCTCTATCAGCCTCCGTATACCGGCTCGTACGGACAGGGGCTTCCGGCTCCGGTCGGGATAAGCGTAGACACATTGAGCAATGACATTCAAAACCTGATTGTCGCGATGAAGGCCGAGTTCACGCAGAAGCCGCATGACGCCGGGGTTCAGAACAGATTAAAAGCGCTGCTGGACCTGCAGGGGGTGATGCAGCGGACGAGTCTTCCCCGGGATCAGCTTGAGCTCATTAAGAACAAAGTAACTGAACTTGCTGCCGTAACATTGAGGCCTGCGTCGGCCCCGGGCTCTACTCAAGGCTCGACACTCGTACCGCCGATGGCACATGTTGCAGCGCCGCACTCTGCTTCTGTAACCCCAGCGCCGGCTGGCAACGCGCCGGTGACGTTGGACGGCCTTCTTGGTCACGGTGCTCTGGCAGCTCTCCTGTCGCGGCAGTCGGCCACGCCTCAGAACACGACGCCTAATCCTCCATACTCCAGCCAGGCAAtacgctcgccgccgccgccgccggttcAGGCCGAGCAGACAAAGCCGCCGGCTCCGACACAGGCACCGAGCGCATTGTCTCTGCTCGATCAGCTTCGCCAAGCGGGCGTGCTTCCCAATGCGACTCCGCCAAACGCAGCCCCGGCTGTGGCACCGCCCCCCCCTGCGCAGGCCTCGATACTGCCACCAAATATTGCCAGTCTGCTCTCCTCGGCAAAGGCCCAGGGGTTGACCGGCCTGGCTCCGCCTGTTGATCCCGGGCTCAGCCCGGCCGCGTTGAAGTCTCA ATTCCGACCCGACGCAGTTGCCGCTCTCTACGATAAGTTGGGGCCACCTTGCACCCAATGCGGTCGAAGGTTCCGGACCGACGAAGAGGGCAGGAAGAGGAAAATGGCACATATGGACTGGCATTTCCGAGTCCACCAGCGCAgcaccgaggccgagaagaggGGCACGCACCGGAGCTGGTACGTGGACAGCCAG GATTGGTTAAAGTCTCGTGAGGTCATCGACTCGGACCATGTAGGCACCTCGGACAACTCGGCGTCTCAAAacgtcgaggtcgacaaAGGACCAAAGTACATTCCCGTCCCAGAccccagcagcggcatcaACACGGTGTGCCCCATTTGCCAGGAGCGGTTCGAGAACAAGTGGCTGGACACGGCTCAGGAGTGGGTatggctcgacgccgtgctcgtGGGCAACCGGGCCTATCATGCCTCGTGCCACGCCGAGGCGACTAGAGATCGCGAGGGCACGCCGGGCACATCGCGACGGACGCCCGAGCCCGTGCTGGGCAAGCGCAAGGCGGAGACGAACATTTCGTCGCCAAAGATCCGGACCATGAAGACGTCTGTTTAG